Part of the Streptomyces sp. NBC_01353 genome, TGCCGATGTCGTGGACATCGCCCCGGACGGTGGCCAGCACGATCGTGCCCTTGCCATCCGCGTCCGTCTTCTCCATGTGCGGTTCGAGATAGGCGACCGCGGTCTTCATCACTTCGGCGGACTGGAGCACGAACGGCAGCTGCATCTGGCCGGAGCCGAAGAGCTCGCCGACCGTCTTCATCCCGTCCAGCAGGATGTCGTTGACGATCTCCAGCGCCGGCCGCCCCTCCAGGGCATCCGCGAGATCGGCCTCCAGGCCGTTCTTCTCCCCGTCGACGATCCGCCGCTTCAGGCGCTCCTCCAGCGGCAGCGCGTGCAGTTCCTCGGCCTTCCCGGCCTTCAGGGACTTCGCCGTCGCACCCTCGAAGAGCTCAAGGAGGCGCTGCAGCGGGTCGTAGCCCTCCCTGCGCCGGTCGTGGACGAGATCGAGGGCCACCTCGACCTGTTCCGGCTCCAGCCGGGCGATCGGCAGGATCTTCGACGCGTGCACGATCGCCGAGTCGAGTCCCGCCTTCACGCACTCGTCGAGGAAGACCGAGTTCAGCACGATCCGCGCGGCCGGGTTCAGGCCGAAGGAGATGTTGGACAGACCCAGCGTCGTCTGGACGTCCGGGTGGCGGCGCTTGAGCTCCCTGATCGCCTCGATGGTGTGGATGCCGTCCCGCCGGGACTCCTCCTGCCCGGTGCAGATCGTGAACGTCAGGCAGTCGATCAGGATGTCCGACTCCCTGATGCCCCAGTTCTCCGTCAGATCGGCGATGATCCGCTCCGCGATCGCGACCTTCGCCTCGACCGTGCGGGCCTGCCCCTCCTCGTCGATCGTCAGGGCCATCAGCGCGGCCCCGTGCTCCTTCGCGAGCGCCGTGACCTGCGCGAACCGGGACTCCGGACCGTCACCGTCCTCGTAGTTGACCGAGTTGATCACGGCCCGGCCGCCGAGCTTCTCGAGCCCGGCACGCAGCACGCCCAGCTCCGTCGAGTCGAGCACGATCGGCAGCGTGGACGCGGTGGCGAAACGCCCCGCCAGCTCGGCCATGTCGGCCGTCCCGTCCCGGCCGACGTAGTCCACGCACAGATCGAGCATGTGCGCGCCCTCGCGGATCTGGTCGCGCACCATCTCCACGCAGTCGTCCCAGCGGCCGTCCAGCATGGCCTCGCGGAACTTCTTCGAACCGTTGGCGTTGGTCCGCTCACCGATCGCCAGGTACGACGTGTCCTGGCGGAAGGGCACATGGCTGTAGAGCGAGGAGGCGCCCGGTTCCGGGACCGGGGTACGGGTCGGCACGGCCGCGCCCCGCAGCCGCTCCACGATCTCGCGCAGATGCTCCGGGGTCGTCCCGCAGCAGCCGCCGACGAGCGCGGGGCCGTACTCCCGTACGAAGCGCTCCTGGGCGTCGGCCAGTTCGGCGGGCGACAGCGGATAGTGGGCACCGTCCGAGGTCAGCACCGGCAGTCCGGCGTTGGGCATCACCGACACCGGGATTCCGGCGTGCCGCGACAGATACCGCAGGTGCTCGGCCATCTCGGCCGGACCGGTGGCGCAGTTCAGCCCGATCATGTCGATGCCGAGCGGCTCCAGGGCGGTGAGCGCCGCCCCGATCTCCGAGCCGAGCAGCATCGTCCCCGTCGTCTCCACCGTGACCTGCACGATCAGCGGCAGGTCGAGCCCGCACCACTCCAGGGCCCGGCGGGCGCCGACGACGGCCGCCTTCGTCTGGAGCAGGTCCTGCGAGGTCTCGATCAGCAGGGCGTCGGCGCCGCCCCGCAGCAGCCCCTCGGCGTTCTGCCGGTACGCCTCGCGCAGCGGCTCGTACGTGATGTGGCCGAGGGTCGGCAGCTTCGTGCCGGGGCCCATGGAACCGAGGACCCAGCGGGGCCGGCCGTCGCGGGCCGTGTGGGCGTCGGCGGTGGTACGGGCGATCCGGGCGCCGGCCTCGGACAGCTCGTAGACCCGGTTCTCGATGCCGTACTCCGCGAGGGCGGCGAGGTTCGCGCCGAAGGTGTTGGTCTCGACGCAGTCCACGCCGACGGAGAAGTAGGCGTCGTGGACGGAGGCGACGATGTCCGGCCGCGTGATGTTCAGGATCTCGTTGCAGCCCTCCAGGTTCTGGAAGTCGTCCATCGTCGGGTCGGCGGCCTGGAGCATGGTGCCCATCGCCCCGTCGGCGACGACGACCCGGGTCGCGAACTCGTCCCGCAGCGACCTCCTCATGACAACCCCCTGAGATGAACGAGCAGTTCGGCCGTGCAGGCCATGCCGTACGTCGTCCTTATCCGGTCCACGAGCGGGTCGCGGTGCAGCCGGTACTCCTGCGTGCCCACGTAGTCGAGGACCGTGGCGGCGACCGCGCAGCCCAGCCGCGCCGCGCACCGCTCCGGCACGCCCCACGCCGTACCGGCGAGGAACCCGGCGCGGAAGGCGTCCCCGACACCGGTCGGATCGACGACCCCGGGCACCGGCACGGCCGGCACGGCCAGGGTGTCCCGGCCCTCGCCGCGGATACGGACGCCGGCCTCGCCGTGGGTGGTGACCCAGGCGCCGACCCGGCGCAGGATCTCCGCCTCCGACCAGCCCGACTTCTCGCCGAGGAGGGCAGTCTCGTACTCGTTGGAGAACAGCCACCGCGCGCCGTCCACCAGCTCCCGCACCTCGTCCCGGCCGAGCCGCGCCAGCTGCTGCGACGGGTCGGCGGCGAACGGAATCCCGAGCTCGCGGCAGGTGCGGGTGTGCCGGAGCATGGCCTCGGGATCGTCCGGGGAGACCAGGACCAGATCCAGACGCCCCGTCCGGGCGACGACCTCCCGCAGATCGATCTCGCGGGCCTCGGCCATCGCTCCGGCGTAGAAGGTGGCGATCTGGTTCTGCGCCCGGTCGGTGGTACAGACGAACCGGGCGGTGTGGAGCGACGCGCTGACGCGCACCGAGTCGGTGTCCACACCGTGGTCCTTCAGCCAGATCCGGTACGGCTCGAAGTCGGCGCCGACCGCGCCCACGAGGACCGGGCGCAGTCCGAGGACCCCGAGCCCGAAGGCGATGTTCGCTGCCACTCCGCCGCGCCTGACCTCCAGGTTGTCGGCGAGGAACGACAGGGAGACCCGGTCGAGCCGGTCGGCGAGCAGCTGCTCGCTGAACCAGCCGGGGAAGGTCATCAGATGGTCGGTCGCGATGGATCCCGTGACAGCGATACGCATGATCAGACCCCTTTGACCTTATGAGCCGCCTTCTTCAGGGCCTCCACCCTGTCCGTCCGCTCCCAGGTGAAGTCCGGGAGTTCGCGGCCGAAGTGGCCGTACGCCGAGGTCTGGGCGTAGATGGGGCGCTTCAGGTCCAGGTCGCGGATGATCGCGGCCGGCCGCAGGTCGAAGACCGTGCCGATCGCGTCCTGGATCGCCTCGTCCGGCAGCGTGCCCGTGCCGAAGGTCTCCACGAACAGGCCCACCGGCTCCGCCTTGCCGATCGCGTACGCGACCTGCACCTCGCATCGTCGCGCCAGGCCCGCCGCGACGACGTTCTTCGCGACCCAGCGCATCGCGTAGGCGGCGCTCCGGTCCACCTTGGACGGGTCCTTGCCGGAGAACGCGCCGCCGCCGTGGCGTGCCACGCCGCCGTACGTGTCGATGATGATCTTCCGGCCGGTCAGGCCCGCATCGCCCATCGGGCCGCCGACCTCGAACCGTCCGGTCGGGTTCACGAGCAGCCGGTAGCCGTCGGACTCCAGGTTGACGCCCTCCTCGGCGAGCGCCTTCAGCTCCGCCTCGACGACGAACTCCCGAATGTCCGGGGTCAGCAGCCCCTCGACGCTGATGTCGGCCGCGTGCTGCGACGACACCACGACCGTGTCCAGACGTACGGGCCGGTCGCCGTCGTACTCGATGGTGACCTGCGTCTTGCCGTCGGGCCGCAGATAGGGGACGGTCCCGTTCTTGCGGACCTCCGTCAGCCGGCGCGCCAGCCGGTGCGCCAGCGCGATCGGCAGCGGCATCAGCTCGGCCGTGTCGTCGCAGGCGTAGCCGAACATCAGGCCCTGGTCGCCGGCGCCCTGCGCGTCGAGCGCGCCCGAGCCGCCCTCGACCCGGCTCTCGTACGCCGTGTCCACACCCTGGGCGATGTCCGGCGACTGGGCGCCGATGGAGACCGACACACCGCAGGAGGCGCCGTCGAAACCCTTGGCGGAGGAGTCGTAGCCGATGTCGAGGATCGCCTCGCGCACCAGCTTCGCGATCGGGGCGTACGCGGTGGTGGTCACCTCGCCCGCGATGTGCACGAGTCCGGTGGTCAGCAGCGTCTCCACCGCGACCCGCGCGCCCGGGTCGTCGGCGAGCAGTGCGTCGAGGATGGTGTCGCTGATCCGGTCGGCGATCTTGTCGGGATGTCCCTCGGTCACCGACTCCGAGGTGAACAGGCGCCGGCTGCTCATGCCTGGCCCACCTCCTGGCGCGTGTCCGCGAAGAAGTGGGTCCCGATGGCGGAGAGGGTCCGGATCTCGTCGACCTCCAGGGTCTCCATCTGGATGGTCCGGCCGCTCTCCTGCTCCAGCAGGAAGACGAACTCGACGAAGGACAGCGAGTCGATGAGACGGTTCTCGATCAGATCGAGGTCGGGGGCGATGTCCTCGCGCTCGGGGTGACGCTCGAGGATCCAGTTCTTCACCTGCTGCAGGCCGTCGGCCATGGTTGCTCTCCTTTTAACTTCGGGGTACGGAAGGGGTGGGGGGCGCGACGATGATCGGAGCGGCGACCGCCACCGCGTAGTCCACGTCGTGGCTGATGGACACGGTGATCTCGGTGATGCCGGACTCGGCGGCCATCTCGGCCGCGCTGCGGTGCAGCTCCACCAGCGGCCAGCCGCCTTCGGAGCGCCGTACGACGATGTCCGGCCAGGGCAGGAACCTGCCCCTGACCCGGAGGGTCTTGAAGGCCGCTTCCTTGGCCGCGATCCGTCCGCACAGGCTCAGGACGTCGAGCCCGGTGGAGGTGCGGCAGTCGGCGAGTTCGCCGGGGGTGAGCATCCGCTCGAAGAACGTCTCGCCGTACTCGGCGAGAAGCCGGCGGACACGGTTGACGGACACGATGTCCATGCCGAGGTTCGCCCAGCCCAGGCCGCCCGCCGGCGGGGCGGCAGGTCGGGCCGGCACGTCAGATCACCGGCCCGGCCGCCACGCTGACGTCACTCGCGTCGGCCCGCATCCGGGCGTTCGCGTCGAGGACCGCCCGGGTGGCCGCTTCCCAGCTGCCGTGGCGCCGGGTCAGCGCCGACAGCCAGCGCTCCAGGCCGAAGGCGACGCAGCTGGTGAACGCCGGCCCGCCGGTCGACGCCAGCGTGATGGCGCAGCGCTCGCCGAAGAAGTTGCGGTGCGTGTTGACCGAGGCGATCGCCAGGTCCTCGTACAGGAACTCGTGCTTCACCGGGGTGAGGCGCTGGAGCACCGCCTTGGATCCGCCCTTGTCGAAGAACGGGTCGCAGGCGGCCTCCCGGCGCAGCGGCAGGTCGAGCGCCGCGGCGAAGGAGTGGATGCGGGCGGTGAAGTCGGCGAGATGCGTCTCGGCGTGCTCGCGCCCGCCGATGGCGACGATCTCCCGCATACGGAAGCCGAGTTGGCGCCGCATCCCCTCGTAGTGGGTCTCCTTGCGGAAGCACCAGGAGCAGACGGTCACCAGCGTGTCGTCGGCGACCTGCCGGCCCTGGTGGTCGAGGTAGACGGCGTAGCAGGACGCCGAGGGCAGTCCGAGCGCGGCGGGTTCGAGGGCGTCGCACGGAAAGCAGCCGGTGTCGGAACAGAAGGTCGAGGTCTCACGGCGCTCCAGGTCGAGCGGGGCGGCGACGACGGCCTGGTGGGGGAAGTTCTCGTAGTAGTCGAGCCGGGCCAGGTCGGCGGCCGGCAGGAGCGGGGGCATGGTCATCGGGCGGGCGCCCGCGGTCACTCCCCAGCTCTCGAAGGTGTCGTCGAGCAACCGCAGCAGCGCGGTCGCCTCGGGGCCCAGGGACGGCAGTCCCCTGGCTTCCCCGGGGGCCCCGACGCTCGCGGGGGTCGTCACGGTCATGGTGGATTCACCTCTCGGATGCGACGGTCCGGCGGCCGTCAGACGACGGGCAGGGTGTCGTCGGAGAAGATCCCGGTCTTCAGGAAGAAGGCGAGCGGCTTGCGGATCGCCTTGCGCTCGTACGGGCGGCGGCGCTCGTCGGCGACCAGCGCGTTGCGCAGGGCCAGCGGATCGGCGACGCCGGCGTCGCGGTAGACGTGCGGGTTGTAGAGGGAGTTGATGCTGTAGACGACGTACCGCTTCAGATACGCCTCGACCTCCGCGATCCGCTCGGCGGGGACCGCCTCGCGCATCCGGGAGAAGAGCAGCGAGACGAGCTCGCGGCCGAAGGCGATGTGGCGGGACTCGTCCTGGTGGTGGATGCGGTTGACCTCGCGGATGGTGCGGCACAGGGAGTCGTCCTGCGCCATCCGCATGTTGTAGTGGTCGACCAGCTCCTCGAAGAACAGGATGCGGGCGAAGACCAGGAAGTTCTCCACCTCCGGCTCCCAGGCGGAGTCGGCGCGCATCGCGGTGGAGCCGTAGATCTTGTTGCCGTAGCGGCGGCAGAACTCGGCGAAGAACCACATGTGTTCGTTCTCTTCGCCGATGAAGTGGTGGAAGAAGTCCGAGGGGACCTCGAAGCCCGGCATGTGGATACGGCCGACGACCTCGATGAGGAGCTCGCGGATGCCGTGCACGTTGAGGCTGTAGAAGTTGATCGACTCCCACTTCGACAGCTTCTGGATCGTCTCCTCACCGAGCTCGTCGTAGTACGGGGTGCCGTGGACGGTGAGCAGCTCCGGCGTCATCCACAGCTGCTTCTCCTCCAGCTGGTCGGGCCAGTCGAACTGCTGGTAGGGGTTGTAGTACTCCTCGATGGAGCGGGAGCTGAGCCGCTCCAGGACTTCCATGAACCGGTCGGTGACGGGCAAGGGGGCGCTGACGCCCATGAGAACTCCTAAGGACGGGGAAGCTGGTTACGGCCTGACCTCGTAGACCGCGTTGACCGGGGTCTCGGTGGCGCGGCGCCAGCGGGTGAAGCCGGCCTCCTCGGCGATGGCGCGGAAGGCCTTCTCGCCGGAGTGGTTGCCGAGCGCGTGCGGGCCGCGCTGGGCGACCGCGACGGGCAGGCACATCACGGCGGACAGGGCCATGAACATGCGAGCGGCGGGGGTGTTGGTGTCGATGTCGGCGGGCGAGACGTTCGACTCGACGAGCATCCAGGTGCCGTCCGCGTCCAGGGACTTGTGAACGTGCTGGGCGGCGGCGACCGGGTCGCCCATGTCGTGCAGGGCGTTGAAGAAGCAGACCAGGTCGTAGCCCGAGCCGGGGTAGTCGTCGGCGGAGGCGACCTCGAAGACGACCCGGTCGGACAGGCCGGCCTCCTCGGCGAGCTGCCGGGCGATGGAGATGGCCTCTTCGGAGTAGTCGAAGCCGTGGACGGTGGCCCGGGGGAACGCCTTGGCGATCAGCAGGGTGGTGTGGCCGACGCCGCAGCCGACGTCGGCGACGGTGCCGCCCGCGGCGAGCTTGTCCGTGACCTGGTGCAGGGCTGGCAGCCAGTCCGGTACGAGCTTGTGCTCGTACGTGGGCTGGAAGAAGGAGCCCATGCCGGTGTCGAGCGCCGCGTCGTGCTCGGCCCAGCCGACGCCGTCGCCGGTGCGGTACGCCTCGACGAGCAGGTCCTCGGTGGCGTACAGCGCCTTGAGGGCGGTGAAGAACCCGGCGGCGAAGGTGACGGCCTTCGGGTCGGCGAGGACCTCGACGTGGTCGCCGGGGAGCGTGTACGTGGCGGCGCTCGGGTGGCGCTCGACGTAGCCGGCGGAGAGCTGCGCGTGCAGCCACTCCTCGATGTAGCGGGGGTTGGTGCCGGTCCTCTCGGCAAGCTGCCCGGAGGTGAGCGGGCCGGACTCGGCCAGGGCCCTGTAAAGACCGAGCCGCTCGCCGAGGGCCACGGTCAGGCCGCGGACGGCGGCGCCGGCGTCGGTGATGACCTTCTGGTGGAAGTCGTGGGCGCTCATGCGGGAGTCTCCTCTCGGGTCGGGGGGCGGCCGGTCGTGCCTCGGGCTCCGTGGCGGTCCGAAGGGCACGCCGCCGGGCGGATCGCGGCGGTCACGCGGCGAACCCCGGGCCGGTGCCGGAGGCTCCCGGCAGGTCGCAGGTGAACAGGAAGGACCGCGGCACGCGCGGCACGTTGCGCGCCGGGACCGGGTACGGCCAGCGGTCGAAGTCGGCGCCGTCCTCACCGGGCTGCTTGACCTCGCGTACGTCCCAGCCGCAGGCGGTGAGCAGCGCCTCGGGCTCCTCGGTGCCGAAGAGCCACGGATTGCCGTCCTCCCTCAGCGCGCTGAGGAACGGACGCGACAGCGGGTTCTCCAGGGCGGCCCGGGAGATGACGTCGCCGAGCAGCACGGAGCCGGGCGCCGCGTGGGCGGAGAGCGTCGAGATGAGGGTCCGTACGGCCTCCTCGGGCAGGAAGAACAGCAGGCCCTCGACCACCCACAGGACGGGCTCGTCGCTCTTCCAGCCGGCCTCCTTCAGGGGGCCGGTCCAGTCCTGGGTCAGGTCGACCGGGACGGTGATCCGGGTGCGGCCGGCCGGCAGGGGCTCGTCGGCGAGCATCTTCGCCTTGGCCTCCAGGAGGGCCGGACGGTCGAGCTCGTAGACGGTCACGCCGTCGGGCCAGGGCAGGCGGAAGAAGCGGGTGTCCATGCCGGCGGCGAGGAAGACGATCTGGCGGATGCCCCGCTCCTCGACCGCGCGCACGATGGCCCGGTCCAGGTAGGTGGTTCGGATGGCGAGGAACGGCACGGTGCCGGCCCCGGCGTAGCGCTCGAGCAGTTCGAAGCCGATGTCGTCGGCGACGGTGCGCGCGTAGGGATCGGCGAACAGCCGGTCCTCGCGCTCGGTCTCCAGGGCGCGCGCTGCGGCGGTCCACTGGGCGGTGCGGGATACGGCCTCCACAGGAGGTCCCCCTTCATGTGATGGAGAGATTCGGACGGCCGTGTTCAGGCGCTGACGCGCGCACAGGCAACGGGGTCCTCGGCGGCGGGCATCGACGACAGATGTGCGGCCTCGGAACCGGCGGGACGGCGCCGGAAGATGCTGTGCAGGATCATGCTGAACACGGCCGTCCCGTCGGCGGCCACGAGCGTGCACCGCGGTTTGACGGTGCCGGTGGCGGGATTGAACGGCGACGGGGTGGAGCCAAGGATCTCCACGCGGACGGTCAGGACGTCCCCGGGTCGTACGGGACGCACGTAACGGACCTCGTCGATACCGGGCGAGCCCATGCAGGCGCTGTAGGCGAGCAGTCCGTCCACATAGCGCCGCATGAACATCGCCTGGGTGTGGAAGCCGCTCGCGATCAGCCCGCCGAACTGCGAGCGCGTGGCGAGCTCGGGGTCCGTGTGGAAGGGCTGCGGATCGAAGCGCCTCCCGAACTCCAGCACCTCCTCCGTGGTGACGGTGACGGTGCCCAGTTCATGGACGTCGCCCGGCCGGAAGTCCTCGAAGTAGCGCATCCCGCGCCCCCCTTGACCTAAAGGATGGTCGTTCCCTGACGTTCTCTGGCATCACCCAATCTACGAATGGCTCATTTATTTTGTCAACCCAAAAGAAGACTCATGTGCCCCCAGCCGCCCGGCTCTTCACCGCTGCCGAGCGCCTGCTCGAAGTCCCCCCACAGGTCCTCGACGTCCTCGATGCCGACGGACACCCGCACAAGGCCGGTGCCTATGCCGGCCGCCTTCAGTGCCTCGGCGTCGAGCTCCCGGTGGGAGGTGGACGCGGGATGGGTCACGAGCGTCTCGACACCGCCGAGGGAGAGCGCGAGTCGGGCGATCCGTACCCGCTCGATGAACGCCCGGCCGGCCTCCCGGCCGCCCGCCAGCTCGAAGGAGAGCAGCCCGCCGCCCCCGGAGAGCACCTTGCGGGCCGTGCCGTACGAGGGGTGGCCCACGAGCCACGGATGGTGGACGGCCGTCACGTCCGGGCGGACCGCGAGCCGCTCGGCGAGAACGGCGGCGTTCGCGCAGTGCTCCCGCATCCGCAGCGGCAGCGTCTGCAGCCCGCGCAGCGTCAGCCAGGCGGCGAACGGGTCGGCGCAGGCGCCCAGTTCGACCGTCCGAGGCCACACCGCGCGCCGCAGTCCGTCGTCGGCGAAGACGGCTGCGCCACCGAGGACGTCCGAGTGCCCGGAGAGGTACTTGGTGGTGGAGTGGACGACGATGTCCGCGCCGAGCTCCAAGGGGCGGCAGAGGACGGGCGAGGCGAGCGAGTTGTCGACGAGCGAGGTCACCCCGAGGCGCCGGGCGGCCGTCAACAGGCCCGGGAGCTCCGGGACTTGTCCGGTCGGATTGGCGATGGTCTCCAGGACGAGGAGCCGGGTCCCGCGTGCGGCCGCCTCCTCGAACTCGGCGACGTCGTCACCGGAGATGTACGTGACCTCGATCCCGTACCGCTCGGCCAGATCCGACAGGACCGCGTACGTCCCTCCGTACAGGCACCGTTGCGCCACCACCCGGTCGCCGGGCCGCAGCAGGGCGAGCAGGACGCCGCTGATGGCGCCCATGCCGGAGGCGAAGGCGAGGGCGGACGCGCCGCCTTCGAGCCCGGCCAGGGTCCGCTCCAGGGCTCGTACGGTGGGATTGCCGCGCCTGCTGTAGACGTACCGGCCGTCGGGGCCCGCCATGGCCTCGGCGAGCGCGTCGGCCGAGTCGAAGGCGAAGGCCGAGGACTGCACGAGGGGTACGGAGAGCGGCCGACCGCCCTCCTCGGGCGGCTCGTCGACGATGTGCACGGCGCGGGTACGGATGTCCATGGCTTGCTCCCTGACTCGGATACGGAAAAGGGGCCGCCCGATGTCCTGTGGACGGACATCGGGCGGCCCCTCGGTCGGCGCGGTCGCGCCTCACGCGGTGACCTTTTCCCCCTGCGGGGCGGGGGCGGGCTCGGCGGCGAGGGACTTGTCGCTCTTCATGACGAGGAGCGTGATCACACCGCCGACGGCGGCGATGATCGCGGCACCGATGAAGGCGGCCGAGAAGCCGTCCGTGAGGGCGGGCAGATCGCCGATCCTGTCGGCGCCCTGGGACATGGCGACGGCGGTCAGCGCGGCCAGACCGAGGGCGGAGCCCACGTTGTAGGTGGTGTTGACGATGCCGGAGGCGAGACCGGCCTGCTCCTGCGGGGCGCCGGCCATCGCGGCGATCATCGCCGGGATGTAGGCGAGGGACATGCCGAGCGCGGCGACCAGCGAGGCGGGCAGGACGTCGACGAGGAAGCTGCCGGTCGGCGGGACGGCCGCCAGCCAGACGAGCCCGGCCGCGAGGACGAGCAGACCGCCGGCGATCAGCGGCTTGGCACCGAACTTGCCCATGAGGCGGGCGGTGATGGCCGTCATGAAGATCATCAACAGGACGGTCATCGGGAGCAGGGCGGCACCCGAGGCGAAGGCACCGTAGCCGAGGACCTGCTGGAGGTAGAGGTTGAGGAAGTACCACATCGGGATCCACGCGGCGCCGAGCAGCGTCATCGCCAGGTTGGCCGATCCGAGGCGCGGGACGCGCCACACGCTGAGCGGCATGAGCGGCTCGCGGACCGACTTCTGGATCACGAAGAAGAGGATGAGCAGGGCGGCGGCGCCGACCAGTTCCAGGATGGTGGCGGTGGCGCCCCAGCCGACCTCGGGGGCACGGACGACGGCGAACACGGCGAGCGCGAGGCCGGCGGTGACGGCGACGGCGCCGAGGATGTCGACGGAGCCTCGGCGGGACTCGACGGCCGGGAGGAGCTTGGTGGCGGCGAGGGTGGCGAGGCCGATCGGGATGTAGATGACGAAGACCCACTGCCAGCTCATCCACTCGGTGAAGACACCGCCGAGGAAGACGCCCGCGGTGCCGCCGGCGGGGGCCGCGGCGCCGTAGAGCGCCATCGCCTTGCCGAGCTCCTTCGGGTCGTGCATGAAGAGCATCATCAGCAGGGTCATGGCGGAGGGCGCGATGAGCGCACCGCCGACACCCTGGACGGCGCGGCCGACGATCTCGACCCAGGCGGTCTGCGCGGCGGCGGCGACGACCGAGCCGGCGATCATGATCGCCCAGCCGGAGACGAAGATCTTGCGGGCGCCGACGAGGTCGGAGAGACGGCCGCCGAGGAGCAGGAGCCCGCCGAAGACGATGACGTAGGCGTTGAAGATCCACTGGAGCTCGCTCTGCGAGAAGCCCAGGTCCTTCTGCATCTCGGGGAGCGCGACGCCGATGATCGACGTGTCCATGATGACCATGAACTGGGCGGCGGCGAGCACGACAAGTGCCCACCAACGCCGGGGATTGACGGTTGACATTGCCCTGCTCCTTCTCTCGCACATACCCCTAGGGGGTACCTTCGCGGAGCACCGTAGCATACCCATGGGGGGTATGTAAGGCTGCGATGAAAGGGGAGTTGGAACGCGAGCTTCCAGGGCCTCGGGGCGGCAGAATGCAGCCATGACCGAACCTTCGGACCCCGCCCTGCTCCAGCGCTGGAACTCCACCCTGCGCGCCGCACGCACCGGCCACGAGGGCCCGGACCCCTCCCCGTACGGCCGGAATCTGCTGGCCCGGTGGGCCGAGCCGCAGCGCAGGTACCACACGGTGGACCACCTGCGTGCGGTCCTCGACCGCATCGACGAACTCGCCGATCAGGGCGGCGAGGGCGGGGAGTTGGAGCTGGTCCGGCTGGCCGCCTGGTTCCATGACGCGGTCTACCGTCCGGAGCGCTCGGAGAACGAGGAACGCTCGGCGGTCCTGGCCGAAAAGGCTCTGACCGAGGCGGGCCTCACGCCGCACGAGGTGGCGGAGGTGGCCCGCCTGGTCCGCCTGACGATCACCCACGACCCGGCGGAAGGCGACGTCAACGGCGAGGTCCTCTGCGACGCGGACCTGGCGATCCTGGCGACGGACGAGGATACATACGGGGGGTATGTGCGGGCGGTCCGCGAGGAGTACGACTTCGTCCCGGAGGACGCGTTCCGCCAGGGCCGCGCGGCGGTCCTGGGCCAACTCCTCGCCCTGCCCCGCCTGTTCCGCACCCCTTACGGCGCGGCGGCCTGGGAATCGCGGGCCCGCCGGAACCTGGAACGGGAGCTGGCGAGCCTCAGGGCCTGACGGACGAAGACCCACTCCTCGTACAACTTTTCGCTCCCTCATGAGTCACACCAGGCGTGGCGCAAGGTGCGCCTGGTGCTTCTGAGGAGAACAGAACGTGGCTCACGCCCGCTCGACCCGGCGGCGGCTCATCGCCGCCACCACCACCGTGCTCGCCGTCACGCTCGGTGCGGGCACACTGTCCGCCCCGGCGCACGCCGCCACCACTGCGGACGCGGCGGCGACGGCGGACGCGGCGAACACCACCGCGGCCCCTATCGCCTTCCCGAAGAACGCCAAGCTGATCGATGCCGGGCTGGGCCACTTCACCACGCGGGCCGACGGAAGCCTCACCACGGCGGTTCGGTCGATCAAGGACGGAACCGGCACGGGGTACGGGTTCCACACCTACATCCGATCGTCGCGGACCACGGACTACCTGGTCTTTCCGATGACCTACCAGGTCACGCTCCGGAACCTGAGCACCATGTCGGCGCTCGACGTCCCCGTCGGGTCGGCCGCCGGCGCCACCTACGTCGGATCGGCGGCGAACGCGGTGTTCACGAGGTCCGCGGACGGCACGGTGCGGCAGCACAGGCACCCGTCCGAGGGTGGCACCGTGACCGTGACCGGCCTCCCGGCCGGTGCGAGCGCCGTCTCGGTCACGCCGGGCACCCCGGACGACGCCCTGGTCACGTTCATGGACGGCACAGGGAAGAAGTGGGGCCTGCTCGACCTCGCCACCGGAGCCGTCGACGAGATCCACCACCGCACGCCGAGCTCCGGCAACGGCGACATCGCCGTCTCGCAG contains:
- a CDS encoding MFS transporter, coding for MSTVNPRRWWALVVLAAAQFMVIMDTSIIGVALPEMQKDLGFSQSELQWIFNAYVIVFGGLLLLGGRLSDLVGARKIFVSGWAIMIAGSVVAAAAQTAWVEIVGRAVQGVGGALIAPSAMTLLMMLFMHDPKELGKAMALYGAAAPAGGTAGVFLGGVFTEWMSWQWVFVIYIPIGLATLAATKLLPAVESRRGSVDILGAVAVTAGLALAVFAVVRAPEVGWGATATILELVGAAALLILFFVIQKSVREPLMPLSVWRVPRLGSANLAMTLLGAAWIPMWYFLNLYLQQVLGYGAFASGAALLPMTVLLMIFMTAITARLMGKFGAKPLIAGGLLVLAAGLVWLAAVPPTGSFLVDVLPASLVAALGMSLAYIPAMIAAMAGAPQEQAGLASGIVNTTYNVGSALGLAALTAVAMSQGADRIGDLPALTDGFSAAFIGAAIIAAVGGVITLLVMKSDKSLAAEPAPAPQGEKVTA